A single region of the Streptococcus sanguinis genome encodes:
- the rplV gene encoding 50S ribosomal protein L22, with protein sequence MAEITSAKAMARTVRVSPRKSRLVLDNIRGKNVADAIAILKFTPNKAAGIIEKVLNSAIANAENNFGLEKANLVVSEAFANEGPTMKRFRPRAKGSASPINKRTSHITVVVAEK encoded by the coding sequence ATGGCAGAAATTACTTCAGCTAAAGCAATGGCTCGTACAGTGCGTGTTTCACCTCGTAAATCTCGTCTGGTTCTTGACAATATTCGTGGTAAAAACGTCGCTGACGCAATCGCAATCTTGAAATTCACTCCAAACAAAGCTGCTGGCATTATCGAAAAAGTTTTGAACTCTGCAATCGCTAATGCTGAAAACAACTTTGGTTTGGAAAAAGCAAACTTGGTAGTATCTGAAGCTTTCGCAAACGAAGGACCAACTATGAAACGTTTCCGTCCGCGCGCTAAAGGTTCAGCTTCACCAATCAACAAACGCACAAGCCACATCACTGTGGTCGTTGCAGAAAAATAA
- the rplN gene encoding 50S ribosomal protein L14 has translation MIQTETRLKVADNSGAREILTIKVLGGSGRKFANIGDVIVASVKQATPGGAVKKGDVVKAVIVRTKSGARRKDGSYIKFDENAAVIIREDKTPRGTRIFGPVARELRDGGFMKIVSLAPEVL, from the coding sequence ATGATTCAAACAGAAACTCGTTTGAAAGTTGCCGACAACAGCGGCGCTCGCGAAATCTTGACAATCAAAGTTCTTGGTGGCTCAGGACGTAAGTTCGCTAACATCGGTGATGTAATCGTTGCGTCTGTAAAACAAGCTACTCCTGGTGGTGCGGTTAAGAAAGGTGACGTTGTAAAAGCTGTTATCGTTCGTACTAAATCAGGTGCTCGTCGTAAAGATGGTTCATACATCAAATTTGACGAAAACGCTGCAGTCATCATCCGTGAAGACAAAACTCCTCGCGGAACTCGTATCTTCGGCCCAGTTGCTCGTGAATTGCGTGACGGTGGCTTCATGAAGATCGTATCATTGGCTCCAGAAGTACTTTAA
- the rpmC gene encoding 50S ribosomal protein L29 has product MKLNEVKEFVKELRGLSQEELAKRENELKKELFDLRFQAAAGQLEQTARLKEVKKQIARIKTVQSEVK; this is encoded by the coding sequence ATGAAACTTAATGAAGTAAAAGAATTTGTTAAAGAACTTCGTGGTCTTTCTCAAGAAGAACTCGCGAAGCGTGAAAATGAATTGAAGAAAGAATTGTTTGATCTTCGTTTCCAAGCAGCTGCTGGCCAATTGGAGCAGACAGCTCGTTTGAAAGAAGTGAAAAAACAAATCGCTCGTATTAAAACTGTTCAATCAGAAGTTAAATAA
- the rplB gene encoding 50S ribosomal protein L2: protein MGIRVYKPTTNGRRNMTSLDFAEITTSTPEKSLLVSLKSKAGRNNNGRITVRHQGGGHKRHYRLIDFKRNKDAVEAVVKTIEYDPNRSANIALVHYTDGVKAYIIAPKGLEVGQRIVSGPEADIKVGNALPLANIPVGTLVHNIELKPGRGGELVRAAGASAQVLGQEGKYTLVRLQSGEVRMILGTCRATVGVVGNEQHGLVNLGKAGRSRWKGIRPTVRGSVMNPNDHPHGGGEGKAPVGRKAPSTPWGKPALGLKTRNKKAKSDKLIVRRRNEK from the coding sequence CGTAATATGACTTCTTTGGATTTCGCTGAAATCACTACCAGCACTCCAGAAAAATCTTTGCTTGTTTCTTTGAAGAGCAAGGCTGGTCGTAATAACAACGGTCGCATCACTGTTCGTCACCAAGGTGGCGGCCACAAGCGTCACTACCGTTTGATTGACTTCAAGCGTAACAAAGACGCTGTTGAAGCAGTTGTAAAAACAATCGAGTATGATCCAAATCGTTCAGCAAACATCGCTTTGGTTCACTACACTGACGGTGTGAAGGCTTATATCATCGCTCCTAAAGGTCTTGAAGTTGGTCAACGTATCGTTTCAGGTCCTGAAGCAGATATCAAAGTCGGAAACGCTCTTCCGCTAGCTAACATCCCAGTTGGTACTTTGGTTCACAACATTGAGTTGAAACCAGGCCGTGGTGGAGAATTGGTTCGTGCTGCTGGAGCTTCTGCTCAAGTATTGGGTCAAGAAGGTAAGTACACTCTTGTTCGTCTTCAATCAGGCGAAGTTCGTATGATTCTTGGTACTTGCCGCGCTACAGTTGGTGTTGTCGGAAACGAACAACATGGACTTGTAAACCTTGGTAAAGCAGGACGTAGCCGTTGGAAAGGTATCCGCCCAACAGTTCGCGGTTCTGTAATGAACCCTAACGATCACCCACACGGTGGTGGTGAAGGTAAAGCACCAGTTGGTCGTAAAGCGCCATCTACTCCATGGGGCAAACCTGCTCTTGGACTTAAAACTCGTAACAAAAAAGCGAAATCTGACAAACTTATCGTTCGTCGTCGCAACGAGAAATAA
- the rplX gene encoding 50S ribosomal protein L24: MFVKKGDKVRVIAGKDKGVEALVVTALPKVNKVVVEGVNIVKKHQKPNNENPQGAIVEKEAPIHVSNVQVLDKNGVAGRVGYKFVDGKKVRYNKKSGEVLD, encoded by the coding sequence ATGTTTGTAAAAAAAGGCGACAAAGTTCGCGTAATTGCTGGTAAAGACAAGGGTGTTGAAGCGCTTGTTGTTACAGCTCTTCCAAAAGTAAACAAAGTTGTTGTTGAAGGTGTAAACATCGTTAAGAAACACCAAAAGCCAAATAACGAAAACCCTCAAGGTGCTATCGTGGAAAAAGAAGCACCAATCCATGTGTCAAACGTTCAAGTTCTTGACAAAAATGGTGTTGCAGGACGTGTTGGCTACAAGTTTGTAGACGGCAAAAAAGTTCGTTACAATAAAAAATCGGGCGAAGTGCTTGACTAA
- the rpsH gene encoding 30S ribosomal protein S8, giving the protein MVMTDPIADFLTRIRNANQANHEVLEVPASNIKKGIAEILKREGFVKNVEIIEDDKQGIIRVFLKYGQNGEKVITGLKRVSKPGLRVYKKREDLPKVLNGLGIAILSTSEGLLTDKEARQKNVGGEVIAYVW; this is encoded by the coding sequence ATGGTTATGACTGACCCAATTGCAGACTTTCTGACACGTATCCGTAATGCTAACCAAGCAAACCACGAAGTGCTTGAAGTGCCTGCATCAAACATCAAAAAAGGGATTGCTGAAATCCTGAAGCGTGAAGGTTTTGTAAAAAACGTTGAAATCATCGAAGATGACAAACAAGGCATCATCCGTGTATTTCTTAAATACGGACAAAATGGTGAAAAAGTTATCACTGGTTTGAAACGCGTTTCAAAACCAGGTCTGCGTGTTTACAAGAAACGCGAAGATCTTCCAAAAGTTCTGAACGGACTTGGAATTGCTATCCTTTCAACATCTGAAGGCTTGCTGACTGATAAAGAAGCACGCCAAAAGAATGTTGGTGGTGAGGTTATCGCTTACGTTTGGTAA
- the rpsC gene encoding 30S ribosomal protein S3, translating to MGQKVHPIGMRVGIIRDWDAKWYAEKEYADYLHEDLAIRKFVQKELADAAISTIEIERAVNKVNVSLHTAKPGMVIGKGGANVDALRAKLNKLTGKQVHINIIEIKRPDLDAHLVGEGIARQLEQRVAFRRAQKQAIQRTMRAGAKGIKTQVSGRLNGADIARSEGYSEGTVPLHTLRADIDYAWEEADTTYGKLGVKVWIYRGEVLPARKNTKGGK from the coding sequence GTGGGTCAAAAAGTACATCCAATTGGTATGCGTGTCGGCATCATCCGTGATTGGGATGCCAAATGGTATGCTGAAAAAGAATACGCGGATTACCTTCATGAAGATCTTGCAATCCGTAAATTCGTTCAAAAAGAATTGGCTGACGCAGCGATTTCAACTATTGAAATTGAGCGCGCAGTAAACAAAGTAAACGTTTCTCTTCACACTGCTAAACCAGGTATGGTTATCGGTAAAGGTGGAGCAAACGTTGATGCACTCCGTGCAAAACTCAACAAATTGACTGGAAAACAAGTCCACATCAACATCATCGAAATCAAGCGTCCTGACTTGGATGCGCACCTGGTTGGTGAAGGAATTGCTCGCCAGCTTGAGCAGCGTGTTGCTTTCCGTCGTGCTCAAAAACAAGCTATCCAACGTACAATGCGTGCAGGAGCTAAGGGAATCAAAACTCAAGTATCAGGTCGTTTGAACGGTGCAGATATTGCCCGCAGCGAAGGTTACTCTGAGGGAACTGTTCCGCTTCACACTCTTCGTGCGGATATCGATTACGCTTGGGAAGAAGCTGATACTACTTACGGTAAACTGGGTGTTAAAGTCTGGATCTACCGTGGAGAAGTCCTTCCAGCTCGTAAAAACACTAAAGGAGGTAAATAA
- the rplE gene encoding 50S ribosomal protein L5 yields MANRLKEKYLKEVVPALTEKFNYSSVMAVPKVDKIVLNMGVGDAVSNAKNLEKAAEELALISGQKPLITKAKKSIAGFRLREGVAIGAKVTLRGERMYEFLDKLVSVSLPRVRDFHGVPTKSFDGRGNYTLGVKEQLIFPEINFDDVDKTRGLDIVIVTTANTDEESRELLTGLGMPFAK; encoded by the coding sequence ATGGCAAATCGTTTAAAAGAAAAATATCTTAAAGAAGTAGTTCCTGCTTTGACTGAAAAGTTCAACTACTCATCTGTTATGGCTGTGCCAAAAGTGGATAAAATCGTTTTGAACATGGGTGTCGGTGACGCTGTATCAAACGCTAAAAACCTTGAAAAAGCTGCTGAAGAATTGGCTCTTATCTCAGGTCAAAAACCACTTATCACTAAAGCTAAAAAATCAATCGCCGGCTTCCGTCTTCGTGAAGGTGTAGCGATCGGTGCTAAAGTAACCCTTCGTGGCGAACGTATGTATGAATTCTTGGATAAATTGGTTTCAGTTTCTCTTCCACGTGTTCGTGACTTCCACGGTGTACCAACAAAATCTTTTGATGGACGCGGAAACTATACACTTGGTGTGAAAGAGCAATTGATCTTCCCAGAAATCAACTTTGATGACGTTGATAAGACTCGCGGTCTTGACATCGTTATCGTAACAACTGCTAACACTGACGAAGAGTCACGCGAATTGCTTACAGGCCTTGGAATGCCTTTTGCAAAATAA
- the rpsQ gene encoding 30S ribosomal protein S17, which yields MERNNRKVLVGRVVSDKMDKTITVVVETKRNHPVYGKRINYSKKYKAHDENNVAKEGDIVRIMETRPLSATKRFRLVEVVEEAVII from the coding sequence ATGGAACGCAATAATCGTAAAGTTCTTGTCGGACGCGTTGTTTCTGACAAAATGGACAAAACAATCACAGTTGTAGTTGAAACTAAACGTAACCACCCAGTCTATGGTAAACGTATTAACTACTCTAAGAAGTACAAAGCACATGACGAAAACAATGTTGCCAAAGAAGGCGATATCGTTCGTATCATGGAAACTCGTCCGCTTTCAGCTACAAAACGCTTCCGTCTTGTAGAAGTCGTTGAAGAAGCGGTTATCATCTAA
- the rplP gene encoding 50S ribosomal protein L16 gives MLVPKRVKHRREFRGKMRGEAKGGKEVAFGEYGLQATTSHWITNRQIEAARIAMTRYMKRGGKVWIKIFPHKSYTAKAIGVRMGSGKGAPEGWVAPVKRGKVMFEVAGVSEEIAREALRLASHKLPVKCKFVKREAE, from the coding sequence ATGTTAGTACCTAAACGTGTTAAACACCGTCGCGAATTCCGTGGAAAAATGCGCGGTGAAGCTAAAGGCGGAAAAGAAGTAGCATTTGGAGAATACGGTCTTCAAGCAACTACTAGCCACTGGATTACTAACCGCCAAATCGAAGCTGCCCGTATCGCTATGACTCGTTACATGAAGCGTGGTGGTAAAGTTTGGATTAAAATCTTCCCACACAAATCATACACTGCAAAAGCTATCGGTGTACGGATGGGATCTGGTAAAGGTGCTCCAGAAGGTTGGGTTGCGCCAGTTAAGCGTGGCAAAGTAATGTTTGAAGTTGCTGGCGTTTCAGAAGAAATCGCTCGCGAAGCGCTTCGCCTTGCAAGCCACAAACTTCCAGTTAAATGTAAATTCGTAAAACGTGAAGCAGAATAA
- the rpsS gene encoding 30S ribosomal protein S19, producing MGRSLKKGPFVDEHLMKKVEAQANDEKKKVIKTWSRRSTIFPSFIGYTIAVYDGRKHVPVYIQEDMVGHKLGEFAPTRTYKGHAADDKKTRRK from the coding sequence ATGGGACGCAGTCTTAAAAAAGGACCTTTCGTCGATGAGCATCTGATGAAGAAAGTTGAAGCTCAAGCTAACGACGAAAAGAAAAAAGTCATCAAAACTTGGTCACGTCGTTCAACGATCTTCCCAAGTTTCATTGGTTACACAATCGCAGTTTATGACGGACGTAAACACGTACCTGTTTACATCCAGGAAGACATGGTAGGTCACAAGCTTGGTGAATTTGCGCCAACTCGTACTTACAAAGGTCACGCTGCAGACGACAAGAAAACACGTAGAAAATAA
- a CDS encoding type Z 30S ribosomal protein S14, whose protein sequence is MAKKSMIAKNKRPAKFSTQAYTRCEKCGRPHSVYRKFKLCRVCFRELAYKGQIPGVTKASW, encoded by the coding sequence ATGGCTAAAAAATCAATGATTGCTAAGAACAAACGCCCAGCTAAGTTCTCTACGCAAGCTTATACTCGTTGTGAAAAATGTGGCCGTCCACATTCCGTTTACCGCAAGTTTAAACTTTGCCGTGTTTGCTTCCGTGAATTAGCATACAAAGGACAAATCCCTGGCGTTACCAAAGCATCTTGGTAA